Below is a window of Synchiropus splendidus isolate RoL2022-P1 chromosome 9, RoL_Sspl_1.0, whole genome shotgun sequence DNA.
CGCGGGGGACACGATCTACCGCCACGTTGGCCGGCACTAAAATGAtattatacataaatatatacatatatttgtgACTTTTTGGACAGAAAACTGTGCAGCTAAAATCATCATGTGTAAagtaacacaaaaaaaaacagagacacAAGTCGCCGTCGGCGCCAGGACAAGTGTTGTAGCTTTTTTTTGTACTtgattgtttttattctttttcaGACGTGTTCTTCCAAAATAATGACTTCAGTGGGTGCATGAGAAACGTATACTGGACCTGGAGGAAAATCAGCAGACGTGtgcgtgagtgcgtgtgtgttttgttcCGTAAAAAGGAGGCGATCGAAAGAGCAAAGAATTCAGCTCCCATCTCTGAGCCGCCCCCCTCCCACCTCTGTGGTGTCGCGTGTCCCAGTGCGTCTGTGCCAACAGGTCCAACCTCACCGCAATATTCCAGATCCCCTCATCGTCCCGCGCTTGTGTCACCAAAGTTCTTTTcaatcatttgttttgatggaaGTCGGTTTCCCTTCTGTTGTCGCTCgacggaagaaaaaaagaaaagccaccCTGCATGACCCAACAGTGTTTCTAGCTGTTGTAAATAACCGTTGTGAATATTTCGTGAGTGTACAGTGACGTACCTTTCTATTAGCGACATCTACATGGTACCCCAAAACACGCACATTCACAGACATGCGCACACAATCTCCAGTCTGATATTGTAACAAGTGTGTTTCTCTGTCGCACCACttgcatttattttacatatatttttaataagagCCAATATACCTTTCTttacaatgtcattttttttatttaagaatGTGGAAAAGAAGGTCAcactttatatttttaattgtttggatcagtgtttgaaaaaacaaaaaagctcaAATGAACTAAATaggattaaataaaaaataataatgccatgaaattaaaagaaaaaaaacggccTTTTTTTACACTGGATTTACTCCGCGCCTTTCTATTGCAATACAGTAGTTTCACCAGCGGGTGGCAGTAGTACTCTACTGGCAGTAGCTCAAACCTTTGACACTCGCTATCGTTATTTCAAAATGGCCGCCACGACCTGCGTGTCTACGTCACGTCTCTCTACAGTCAATAAAACATTGGTTGGTTAATAAATATAGCCAAATTGAATCGTTTTacaaagtttattttattttgaaaggtaaaCATGGCGAAAATTCCTTGCGTACTTCCTGCAAACGCAAGCACATCCGATGTAAACGGGACAGAACTGGAAATTCAAATTGCATTTCactcaaaactgaaataataaaaataaaacgtatGTTTATACGTGATTTACTATGAAGTGTGATCCACAAAATTTCCACTGGTGATTTTTAATGccccaaatgtttttattttgacatcgACGTGAAGCTATTTGTGTGTTCTCATCcctttttttctattgtttttaagTTATTGTCTTTGTTTCATGCAGTATAGACAAACACATCCGATCGCTtctttatataaaaaaaagaaaaacacttttgatttttttatctgttgaGACTTTTAAGAACCAAACATGGCGCTTTGACTGATCAGTTGTTTGTGAAAGGCGACGCACTGCTGCATTTGTTTCGTGGTGAAATTCTCACGCTGTCAAGTCCAGAAATTTAAAAACGCACCAAGGGTGGAGTTTGTAAAATGAAATAAGCGGGAGCCGTGTTGGCGGAATCGGAGGGAAACGCCTGTAAATAGTGTAAATGACAAATAGAGACACATTAACAGAAATGTATTCAGTTCCTCCAGGGGGCGTGTGCATAGTGTATTTAGGATTTGTAAAGCTTGCATCCTCCTGTCAGACGGTGAATTGGGAAAAATGTGTTTGGACTGTGCCGACCTCTCTAACCACGCCTGTTCATTCATGTAAGATACTTTATGTACGCCTCCACCAGGAAACATTTCCCGTTGTGTAATATTAAACTTCTGTGTATTTCTCTATTACCTGTGTACTTTATCACAAAAGGTGCTACAAaaatgatggagaaaaaaaaaaaaaagacgcggAGTCCAGAGCGGCTTCGTTCCGGTTTCCCAAATTTAGTTTGTTAACAAAACTTTGTAAATTTGTATGCAATTTGGCAGGAATATGCTATTAAAGGTACAATCTGAAGTCATTGGCACAGCAAGTTGTCTCTTTAGTTTTGTACATTCTCTGTACAATCATTTCATAAACTGGTGGGAAAAGCAACGTTGTGATTTTTAGTCTTGCAAATCTGTATGTAGTTAGATGACGTGACATCCTAATATTTATCTAATAAATATGTATTCAGACGAACACATCACATGGCTTCTGTGTCTTTTGACATCAGTTGGTACATGCGACATCCACATATTACACGTAGTCTGAAAGAAATTCATGTCAAAATAGTCATGAGAGAAATCTTATTTTCACTGAAAATGGCTGGAGCCAGTAGTCCTCAGGAAGGTCACATTTTTATCGTATACCGCCACATTTTAAAGGACAAAAACGAAATGCATGTGTAAGCGCAGCAGGACGCTTGATGTGTGGGATGTTTGCATACATTTCTTGGCACATCTTGACAGTTAATGTACTTGCACACTTGTCAACATAAATGATGAATGAGCTGTGCAGTAGAGGAGATGGTATATGACAATAAACGTTGTATATACTCAGGGGAAGGGACTTCAGTTCCTCCTTAACAACTTATACGTGTATCACACTCATATCTATTTACATTGCtattatttttgtaaataatCTTAATTATATGAAACCAAATTCCAAAAGAAAACTGGCAATTATAGGAAATAAactatatataaaattaaaaataaagcatggagtccattttttatatgtttattaaaaaataatatttcagtaGTACAATACATTTCTTAATTTATGAGTGTTTCACTGTGtacaatgaacaaaataatcTTAAATATATAATCTGTGGAAGAATATTACATGGAAAATTAttcacaggatttttttttatcaaataaaaGGGCTGGATATTAAGAAGCACTCTGTCCATAATTATCTGTATATAATATGTAGcccaaaaataatttgaattgtttttaaattctcaggctgaagaagtTTAGCCTGCTCAATTTAATTTTTTCCtcaaatgaacatttatttttgtggtaTTTGGAGTCAGCAAATGGATCAGCTTTGACCATAAACAGAAGTAGCTTGTGGCATCTGCAGCAGGTTGGTGGGCTGCAGTTCCTgctgaaggtgaaaggtcacTCAGGAACCACAAGACACAGCCACCAAACAGGTGACTGGGAAACTCTCTGGAAAATAACCAACATACCAAGTTATTCATGCAGACGAGAAACGCCTGTAGTTCTGTGGGGAGTCAAGATAAGTTTGAAGCAGTTCCCTAGTAGACCACGGGGTGTCGCCGTTTCCCTCGACGCCGCGGCCATGACTCACCTGACCAGTAAACATTAGCCTCCGAGGCCTGGCTCAGGTTAGCGCCATGTTTCAGCTGAAAACCCGCCTAAGATACAGCCCAGTGGGCATCGCCGCAGCCAGGGCGCTTTCGTCCACACCTGCTCGGAACCCGGTGGTGTTCCTGGACATCGCGGCGGACGGCGAGCCTCTCGGGAGGGTGACTATCGAGGTAGCTAgaaggctaacgttagcatgtAGCATGCTAACACCGATAGCTCACTGCTCAGTTACATTTTGTCCTTCGTTGCAGTTAAACGCCGATGTCGTGCCAAAGACCGCAGGTATCCCCACTTACTCGTGTTGAAATAGCATTTGTTTCAGCGGTTTGTTTTGACAGAGAACTTCAGAGCGCTCTGCACTGGCCAATATGGCTTTGGCTTCAAGGGCTCAGTGTTTCACCGGATCGTCCCGGAGTTCATGtgtcaggtcagaggtcacgccTTCCTTTTAGATTCCGCGTTGGCTTTTTACACAGCACTCGGTCTGCAGTTCAATAGACCTTTTTTACTGGTGTGGCCCCAACACCCAAGAGCAAGCTCAtgaaacattaataataataacaatcgtGACGCAGAAATATGATATTGTCTTTTTATTTGGTCAAAACTGAAGTCACTAACAAACTATGGTGTTAAAGGAGCCACACTTTTAAGTTTTATGGTGGTTACATTCAGGAGCTTCACCTTCCATATTTGATATCTTCTCAACTGAAATATATGGCATCTTTAGTTCTTAGCCAAGTTAAGTCGGGTGTAATATTGTTAGAAATAAAATCTGTTATTTTCAGCCTgtctttattattttcagtctgaggtGATCAACATCATTTTTGCTCTCAGGGTGGAGATTTCACCAACCACAACGGAACCGGAGGGAAGTCTATATATGGCAAAACATTTggagatgaaaacttcaaattgAAGCACACTGGAGCAGGTgctttcttcattcttaaactCAACTTTTAAAATTCTCAGCAAAAGTTCCCCCATCCaactacagtggtgcctcggttttcgaacgtcccggacttcaaacacatcagagttcgaacaaaaattttgagatctttttgcttctgatttcgaacgaaaatccagaactcaaacgcccccgaaaaaagccggaaaaaacatggaTGCGTCAATGGACCgttcagctgacccacggcaTGCTttcttattgtgtataacgcagcctctgtatgcagacgtgtcccgttagctacatttactgactgttttttcttcatattgaggtgtaaaacctttcctgtctccgcactggaccgtggtacagtgtcacaggggaggtgctcgctctccacacctccgaggctggagcgctcactccagggtttgatgtcctgttgtgggctggagctgggacagggatgaggcgagtctgggacagagcgtgacttggtttatgactttgtcacagccaaactgcacagaagcgcacattcagagctggacacgcaccgggcacctcttcacttctggagagacgtcactcactcggcaacccctcccacatgcagcggccacacacatagaggaacagcgcaactgcagcagacgctctacattcactcctacaaaagactattttaaggctgggAACGCATTATATCTTTTTCCATTCGGAAcggaacggattgtggtagacatccgaggtaccactgtatctaaAAGTTCGCAGTGACGTTTCTCAGCGCAGTCTTCAAACTCCTTCTCCAGTAGAGGGCAGTAACCTActttcatctgcttttcatGCCATATCAAATTATGTGGAagttttgttttaattcataACAAATCAATGTCTGGAACAGAAGACACAGAGTTTTCTGTTGTATTGCAGGCACACTCTCGATGGCTAACTCGGGACCAAACACAAACGGCTCCCAGTTCTTCATCTGCACCACCAAAACCGAGTGGTAAACCTAAATCAGCTGTTCTCACTCCCAGAACTTTGACTTCATGGTTTTGTTCTTTAATGGGTTTCTGGGTCTGGTTTTGTCCTCCTCCCACAGGCTGGACGGTAAACACGTGGTGTTCGGGCAGGTGAAGGACGGGCTGGATGTGGTGAAGACAATGGAGACGTTCGGCTTACATGACGGAGGCGTGTTGAAGAAGGTTGCCATCACAGATTGTGGGGAAATCAAATGACGGATGATGAAGACTTTCCCCTTGATTTGGGAACGGCTTTTGACTCCTCTTTTAATAATCGAGAGAACGTATGTGAGGAGCGCCCAGGTAACCTGTATGGACCCGGGAAGAGCAGCCAGACTGGACACATGAGGGATTCATGGTCGGCTTGGGCAGCTGTGGAACACACCAGTCTGGTGATGGCGGACCGAGCGGACAACTGAGACTGTGCCAAAACACAATTGTTGAAGCGACTCGGATGCATGTGGTCCAAATGCAGAAGTCCTTGTTTCATATCGAACCTACAGTATATTTGCATGCACTCGGCTATTCtgcaaagaaaagaaatcatcgaacaaatgaaatgaatggat
It encodes the following:
- the ppifa gene encoding peptidylprolyl isomerase Fa — protein: MFQLKTRLRYSPVGIAAARALSSTPARNPVVFLDIAADGEPLGRVTIELNADVVPKTAENFRALCTGQYGFGFKGSVFHRIVPEFMCQGGDFTNHNGTGGKSIYGKTFGDENFKLKHTGAGTLSMANSGPNTNGSQFFICTTKTEWLDGKHVVFGQVKDGLDVVKTMETFGLHDGGVLKKVAITDCGEIK